The sequence below is a genomic window from Synechococcales cyanobacterium T60_A2020_003.
CTCGCATCAGTACCGCAATACCGACGTTCATCTCGGAGTAATCCTAATGATTACCTACAGAAACGACCCCAATACCAACATTGTGGAAATTAGCATAGAGGGCAAGATTAGCGAGGCGGATTTTGATCAGGTGGTTTCACAGATCAAGGCTGATCTGGCTAAACATGGCAAGCTCCGGATTCTGGAGGAGATTGATCACGTCGAAGGAATGGATTCAATCGCCCTTTGGAAAGATGTGCGATTTG
It includes:
- a CDS encoding STAS/SEC14 domain-containing protein; the protein is MITYRNDPNTNIVEISIEGKISEADFDQVVSQIKADLAKHGKLRILEEIDHVEGMDSIALWKDVRFGFADVNDFTHAAVVADAKWMRTFSEAVGSVLSAEVKAFERSHLEDARAWLATAE